TGCACGATAACCATGGCGGGGATTCGGGCAGCGGCAAGGATGAGCATTTGTGGCCGGGCGATGGGACGCTCGACTTCAAGGCGGTGGATGAGCACATCGCGAAGCTGAAGACGAAGCCGATCGGCATGCTGGAGATTGCGTACGACATTACGCCGGATGCGAACGAAATTGTGCGACGTGGCACACGCGCGGCTGAAGTTATGTCCTCGTTGTAGGGTTGACGGTCAGACGCATGGATCGCAAGCGTGTCCTGGTGAGTTGGAGTGGCGGCAAAGACAGCGCGTGGGCGCTTCACCTGCTGTTGCAGAGGCGCGATGTTGAGGTCGTCGGGCTGCTCACAACCATCAACACGCACTTCGGCCGGGTTGCGATGCACGGGTTCCGCGAGGAGCTGCTGGAACGGCAGGCCGAGGCTGCGGGGCTTCCGCTGTGGCGTGTTCCGCTGCCTTGGCCGTGTTCGAATGAGCAGTATGAGGCGGCGATGAGCGCGTGTTGTGCGCGCGCCGTGGCGGACGGTGTCCACGCCATCGCATTCGGCGATCTGTTTCTGGAGGACATCCGCGCATATCGCGAGGCAAGGCTCGCAGGTACAGGGCTGGAGCCGATTTTCCCGTGCTGGCAGATTCCGACGGACGA
The genomic region above belongs to Acidobacteriaceae bacterium and contains:
- a CDS encoding ATP-binding protein, whose product is MDRKRVLVSWSGGKDSAWALHLLLQRRDVEVVGLLTTINTHFGRVAMHGFREELLERQAEAAGLPLWRVPLPWPCSNEQYEAAMSACCARAVADGVHAIAFGDLFLEDIRAYREARLAGTGLEPIFPCWQIPTDELAREMIAAGVRAHLVCVDPRQLDRGFAGRLFDDALLKDLPVSVDPCGERGEFHTFVNAGPMFARSGGSRSIEVRRGEIVERDGFVYADLLPAQSSSDILEENLAPLR